In a single window of the Micromonospora sp. WMMD1155 genome:
- a CDS encoding chorismate mutase, whose product MMTDVMEQSGGPTRPEAGQPAVDGHETTVPSSTAENTEQAEAQTGTEEPSAAARIVQIRERIDEIDHALIALWQERAALSQEVGVTRMASGGTRLVLSREQAILERFRVALGSDGTQLALLLLRAGRGPL is encoded by the coding sequence ATGATGACAGACGTGATGGAGCAGAGCGGCGGCCCGACCCGACCGGAGGCCGGGCAGCCGGCGGTCGACGGGCACGAGACGACGGTGCCCTCGTCGACGGCCGAGAACACCGAGCAGGCCGAGGCGCAGACCGGCACCGAGGAGCCGTCGGCAGCCGCGCGGATCGTGCAGATCAGGGAGCGGATCGACGAGATCGACCACGCGTTGATCGCGCTCTGGCAGGAGCGGGCCGCGTTGTCCCAGGAGGTCGGGGTCACCCGGATGGCGTCCGGCGGGACCCGCCTGGTGCTCTCCCGGGAACAGGCGATCCTGGAGCGGTTCCGCGTCGCGCTCGGATCGGACGGCACCCAGCTGGCGCTGCTGCTGCTCCGCGCGGGTCGCGGGCCGCTGTAG